The Streptococcus pantholopis genome has a segment encoding these proteins:
- a CDS encoding SDR family oxidoreductase, with amino-acid sequence MMTWLSIENKVIIVTGGSSGIGQAIVEELLANGAKVANFDLTEQTNENECLLFIKTDISSRSEVENAVQEVVEQWGTIDGLVNNAGINIPCLLVDQQQPYSKYELSDDIFERLVAVNQKGLYLVSQAVSRVLVKKQSGVIVNMASEAGLEGSEGQGIYAATKAAAYSFTRSWAKELGKYGIRVVGVAPGIMEATGLRTLAYEEALAYTRGKTVKALREGYSSVDTIPLGRSGKLKEVADLVLYYLSDRASYISGITTNISGGKTRG; translated from the coding sequence ATTATGACATGGCTGAGTATTGAGAATAAAGTAATAATTGTCACTGGCGGTTCATCGGGGATTGGACAGGCTATTGTGGAAGAGCTTCTGGCTAATGGGGCGAAAGTAGCAAACTTTGATTTGACAGAACAGACCAATGAAAATGAATGTCTGCTTTTTATCAAAACAGATATCAGTTCACGCTCAGAAGTGGAGAATGCGGTACAAGAAGTTGTTGAGCAGTGGGGGACAATTGATGGTCTTGTTAATAATGCTGGCATCAATATTCCTTGTTTACTGGTGGATCAGCAGCAGCCCTACAGTAAATATGAACTCAGCGATGATATTTTTGAACGGCTGGTTGCTGTCAACCAAAAAGGGCTCTATCTAGTCAGTCAGGCTGTTAGCCGTGTTTTGGTAAAAAAACAATCAGGTGTTATTGTGAACATGGCCTCTGAAGCTGGGCTTGAAGGTTCTGAAGGACAAGGTATTTACGCTGCTACTAAGGCTGCTGCTTACAGTTTTACACGCTCTTGGGCAAAGGAACTGGGGAAATACGGTATTCGTGTGGTTGGTGTAGCTCCGGGCATCATGGAAGCAACCGGACTTAGAACCCTAGCCTACGAAGAAGCCTTAGCCTATACCCGTGGAAAAACAGTTAAAGCACTTCGAGAAGGTTATTCGTCTGTTGATACGATACCTCTGGGCCGCAGCGGAAAACTGAAGGAAGTGGCTGACTTGGTTCTCTATTACCTGTCAGACCGTGCCTCCTATATCAGCGGTATTACAACTAATATTTCTGGCGGAAAAACACGAGGTTAA
- a CDS encoding PTS sugar transporter subunit IIA: MAQVILTAHGHLAAEMKASAEMLFGDLPDFHTIDFLAEDGLDSLSEKIYQKMKTLNCPLIIFADLFGGTPFNASCSVVLKHPELEAEIISGMSLPLVLELAAMLKNRPIGEAASALLDLASDSVRLFDKHLKPLETEEEDFS, from the coding sequence ATGGCTCAAGTTATTTTGACAGCACATGGTCATTTGGCCGCAGAGATGAAAGCCTCAGCGGAAATGCTGTTTGGGGATTTACCGGATTTTCATACGATTGATTTTTTAGCAGAAGACGGTCTGGACAGTCTGTCCGAAAAAATTTATCAAAAAATGAAAACGCTTAACTGTCCGCTGATTATTTTTGCTGATCTATTTGGAGGCACACCGTTTAATGCAAGCTGCTCAGTTGTTTTGAAACATCCGGAACTAGAGGCTGAAATTATTTCAGGTATGTCTTTGCCCCTTGTACTGGAATTAGCAGCTATGCTTAAAAACCGTCCAATCGGGGAAGCGGCTTCGGCTCTTCTTGATTTAGCAAGTGACAGTGTTCGGTTGTTTGATAAACACTTAAAGCCGCTTGAAACAGAAGAGGAGGATTTTTCATGA
- a CDS encoding PTS system mannose/fructose/N-acetylgalactosamine-transporter subunit IIB has product MKIKLARIDDRLIHGQVATVWAKEAGAERIIIPSDEVANDEIRRTLVKQAAPPGIKVNVVTTEKAIKVYHNPKYKDETVFYLFTKPQEVVDLVKRGVPIDSINIGGMQFQTGRIQLTKAVSVFKEDVAAFYELIDLGVKLDCRVVATDSPKDFEILLKQAVFN; this is encoded by the coding sequence ATGAAAATTAAATTAGCGAGAATCGATGATCGTTTGATTCACGGGCAAGTCGCAACAGTTTGGGCTAAAGAAGCTGGTGCAGAGCGGATTATTATTCCAAGTGATGAAGTGGCTAACGATGAAATCAGACGAACTTTAGTTAAACAGGCTGCCCCTCCGGGGATTAAAGTAAATGTTGTCACCACAGAAAAAGCGATTAAAGTTTATCATAATCCTAAATACAAAGATGAAACGGTCTTTTATTTATTTACTAAGCCGCAGGAAGTCGTTGATTTAGTGAAGAGAGGCGTTCCGATTGACAGTATCAATATTGGCGGTATGCAGTTTCAAACCGGGCGTATTCAGCTGACAAAAGCCGTTTCGGTTTTTAAAGAAGATGTTGCTGCTTTTTATGAATTAATTGATTTAGGGGTTAAATTGGATTGTCGTGTGGTAGCAACAGACAGCCCTAAGGATTTTGAAATATTGCTTAAGCAAGCTGTTTTTAATTAG
- a CDS encoding PTS mannose/fructose/sorbose transporter subunit IIC, translating into MALSVLQIILIFIWSSITGMGSVLDEFQTHRPLIACTVTGLILGDITTGIILGGTLELIALGWMNIGAAQSPDSALASVISTILVVVGHQDIQKGIAIALPVAVAGQVLTVLVRTVTVAVQHAADKEAQDAHFGRIIFLHFFALIFQAMRVAVPATLVAVFVDAAAVTRMLDAIPEVITGGLAVAGGMIVVVGYAMVLNMMFIRYLMPFFFAGFILGGYLDFSLLSFGVIGLILALVYVQLNPHFATTVSAGSENLRLNDDELED; encoded by the coding sequence ATGGCTCTATCAGTTTTACAAATTATACTTATCTTTATTTGGTCCAGTATTACTGGCATGGGCAGTGTTTTAGATGAATTTCAGACCCACAGACCGCTGATTGCTTGTACTGTAACCGGCCTTATTTTGGGGGATATCACAACCGGTATTATCCTTGGAGGGACACTTGAATTAATTGCCCTGGGATGGATGAATATTGGGGCGGCTCAGTCTCCTGATTCTGCCTTGGCCAGTGTTATTTCGACGATTTTGGTGGTTGTCGGTCATCAGGATATTCAAAAAGGGATTGCTATCGCCCTGCCGGTAGCGGTTGCCGGTCAAGTCTTAACAGTTTTAGTACGGACAGTTACTGTTGCTGTTCAGCACGCGGCTGATAAAGAAGCACAGGATGCTCATTTTGGAAGAATTATCTTTTTGCATTTCTTTGCTTTAATATTTCAGGCTATGCGGGTCGCTGTTCCAGCTACTTTAGTAGCTGTATTTGTTGATGCGGCTGCGGTAACTAGGATGCTTGATGCGATACCGGAAGTGATTACTGGCGGCCTTGCAGTGGCTGGCGGTATGATTGTTGTTGTGGGTTATGCAATGGTACTTAATATGATGTTTATTAGATATTTGATGCCTTTCTTTTTCGCAGGCTTTATTTTAGGCGGCTATTTGGATTTCAGCTTACTGTCCTTTGGTGTTATAGGTCTTATCCTCGCATTGGTGTATGTACAGCTAAATCCTCATTTTGCTACAACAGTCAGCGCTGGTAGTGAGAATCTTCGTTTAAACGATGATGAATTGGAGGACTGA
- a CDS encoding PTS system mannose/fructose/sorbose family transporter subunit IID — protein MATQGLITEKKISKQDLFKTFIYSNFQQASFNYERIHALAFCVDMIPTIKRVYSSKQDQADALKRHLTFFNVTPAMCGPVIGVTMAMEEARANGADLDDGTISSLKIGLMGPLCGVGDPLIWGTLRPITAAIGASMALSGQVLGPITFFLAFNIIRLAIKWYGLSYGYKQGLGIVKNLSGNILPKLTEGATILGLFVMGVLVTKWTSINVSLTAYKTTGADGKTVVTTIQNILDDLVPGLLPLALTFAMMYFLRKKVSPILLIFALFAVGIAGYALGLLS, from the coding sequence ATGGCAACACAGGGTTTGATAACTGAGAAGAAGATAAGTAAGCAGGATTTATTTAAAACATTTATTTATTCTAATTTTCAGCAGGCTTCTTTTAATTATGAACGGATTCATGCTTTGGCTTTCTGTGTCGATATGATTCCTACGATTAAGCGGGTATACAGCAGTAAGCAGGATCAGGCAGATGCTCTGAAACGTCACTTAACTTTTTTTAATGTTACTCCGGCTATGTGTGGTCCTGTTATCGGGGTGACGATGGCTATGGAAGAGGCGCGAGCTAACGGTGCGGATCTGGATGATGGGACAATCAGCAGTCTGAAAATCGGTCTGATGGGACCGCTTTGCGGTGTAGGAGATCCTTTGATTTGGGGAACGTTACGCCCTATTACAGCAGCCATTGGAGCTTCTATGGCCTTGAGCGGGCAAGTACTGGGCCCGATTACTTTTTTCCTAGCCTTTAATATTATCAGACTAGCGATTAAGTGGTATGGTTTAAGTTATGGCTATAAACAGGGACTGGGGATTGTTAAGAATTTATCTGGGAATATTCTTCCAAAGTTAACAGAGGGGGCAACTATCCTCGGGCTCTTTGTCATGGGTGTCTTGGTTACTAAATGGACTAGTATCAATGTTTCGCTGACGGCTTATAAAACCACTGGAGCAGATGGCAAAACTGTGGTGACGACTATCCAAAATATTTTAGACGACTTGGTTCCTGGTTTGTTACCTTTGGCACTCACTTTTGCGATGATGTATTTTCTTCGAAAAAAGGTCAGTCCGATACTGCTGATTTTTGCTTTATTTGCTGTCGGGATTGCTGGGTATGCGCTGGGACTACTGTCATAG
- a CDS encoding iron-containing alcohol dehydrogenase, whose amino-acid sequence MENFRLYIPTDIRFGKERLRELPEALEPFGKRVLFVYGGGSIKKIGLYTKIMALLKKHNLIVAELSGVEPNPRIESVREGIAIARQQQVDVILAVGGGSVIDASKVIAAGVYYDGDAWDLITDKSLVGEALPLVTILTLAATGSEMNRNAVISNLATKEKRGTSGWELIPRVSFLDPTLTYTVSKWQTAAGSADMMSHLFEQYFNRTEGTDVQDSIAEGLLKTIIKHAPIAIREPDNYISRANLLWASTLALNGLVGQGRSGAWSCHAIEHELSAYYDITHGIGLAVITPRWMKYCIDRDASTHARFADYARNVWGLTDGTDKELAQKAVRQTYRFFKDQLGIPMTLPEVGIKTQDILAEMSQKAVEHGNLSENRFVNLGTEAVEQILRASFEPMDNNEQS is encoded by the coding sequence ATGGAGAATTTTCGATTATACATACCGACAGATATTCGTTTTGGTAAAGAGCGATTAAGGGAACTGCCAGAAGCACTTGAGCCCTTTGGAAAACGTGTCTTATTTGTTTATGGCGGCGGTTCAATCAAAAAAATAGGCCTGTATACTAAAATTATGGCCTTATTGAAAAAGCATAACCTTATAGTCGCTGAATTATCCGGTGTTGAGCCTAATCCACGTATCGAATCGGTTCGTGAAGGGATAGCTATCGCACGGCAGCAGCAAGTAGATGTCATTTTAGCTGTTGGCGGCGGTTCTGTTATCGACGCCAGCAAAGTGATTGCAGCTGGTGTCTATTATGATGGAGATGCTTGGGATTTAATCACAGACAAAAGTCTAGTGGGGGAAGCCCTCCCTCTTGTAACTATCTTGACACTGGCTGCGACTGGATCGGAGATGAACCGCAATGCGGTTATCTCAAATCTTGCGACTAAAGAGAAACGGGGGACCAGCGGCTGGGAATTGATTCCGCGGGTATCGTTTTTAGATCCAACCTTGACTTATACCGTATCCAAGTGGCAGACAGCAGCAGGTTCAGCTGATATGATGAGCCATTTGTTTGAGCAGTATTTTAACAGAACTGAGGGAACCGATGTTCAGGACAGTATTGCGGAAGGTCTTTTGAAAACTATCATCAAACATGCGCCAATAGCTATTAGGGAACCAGACAATTATATCTCTCGTGCTAATTTGCTATGGGCTTCGACCTTAGCTCTGAACGGGCTGGTCGGTCAAGGCCGTTCGGGGGCGTGGAGCTGTCATGCCATTGAACATGAACTGTCTGCATACTATGATATTACTCATGGTATAGGGTTGGCTGTTATCACGCCCCGCTGGATGAAGTACTGTATAGACAGAGATGCCAGTACACATGCTAGGTTTGCAGATTATGCCCGCAATGTTTGGGGACTGACGGATGGAACTGATAAAGAACTGGCACAAAAAGCCGTTCGGCAGACCTATCGCTTTTTCAAAGATCAGTTGGGTATTCCGATGACTCTACCGGAAGTAGGGATCAAAACACAGGATATTCTTGCAGAAATGAGCCAAAAGGCTGTTGAACATGGCAACTTATCTGAAAACCGTTTTGTCAACCTAGGGACAGAGGCTGTTGAGCAGATTTTAAGGGCTTCCTTTGAACCGATGGATAATAATGAACAATCCTAA
- a CDS encoding zinc-binding dehydrogenase, whose product MKTKAVRLYGKKDLRLEEFELPALKDNEILASVVTDSICMSSWKLANQGSDHKKTPSNLNEKPIIIGHEFCGEILEVGKKWQKQFKKGQRYVVQANLQLPDRPDCPGYSYPYTGGDATYIIIDNDVMEQDCLIVYKGDSFFEGSLLEPLSCVISAFEANYHLIEGSYRHKMGIKDGGNLLILGGTGPMGLLALDYALHGPVNPRHLVVTDVNQDKLERAKKLYTPTEQTKLSFVNTRDMDNQETVLRDTAGGEGFDDIFVLVPSEALVTMASNLLNPDGCLNFFAGPQSKDFLVPVNFYDIHYAFTHYVGTSGGSAADMRKAVETVEQGNISAANIVTHVLGLNALAETTLSQPEIGGGKKLVYTHKNFERLELTKADQSDLILAEILGKTGGIWSKEAEDYILKNYPEI is encoded by the coding sequence ATGAAAACCAAAGCAGTACGCTTGTACGGAAAGAAAGATTTACGATTAGAAGAATTTGAACTGCCTGCCCTCAAGGACAATGAAATTTTAGCATCAGTAGTTACTGACAGTATTTGTATGTCATCATGGAAGCTGGCCAATCAGGGCTCTGATCATAAAAAAACGCCAAGTAATCTGAATGAGAAGCCGATTATAATCGGTCATGAATTTTGTGGGGAAATTTTAGAAGTCGGAAAGAAATGGCAGAAGCAATTTAAAAAGGGACAGCGCTATGTTGTTCAGGCTAATCTGCAGCTGCCGGACCGTCCGGACTGTCCGGGCTATTCTTACCCTTATACAGGAGGCGATGCCACATATATTATTATTGACAATGATGTTATGGAGCAGGATTGTCTGATTGTCTATAAGGGAGACAGCTTTTTTGAAGGTTCTTTATTGGAGCCGCTTTCCTGTGTTATTAGCGCTTTCGAAGCTAATTACCACTTAATTGAGGGGAGTTACCGCCATAAAATGGGAATCAAAGATGGCGGAAATTTACTTATTTTGGGCGGGACCGGACCAATGGGGCTTTTAGCGCTTGATTATGCTCTGCATGGACCGGTCAATCCTCGTCATCTTGTTGTCACGGATGTAAATCAGGATAAGCTTGAACGTGCCAAAAAACTCTATACACCGACAGAACAAACAAAACTCAGCTTTGTTAATACTAGAGATATGGACAATCAAGAGACTGTTTTGCGTGACACTGCAGGCGGAGAGGGATTTGACGACATCTTTGTTTTAGTACCGTCTGAAGCGCTTGTGACAATGGCTTCCAATCTCTTAAATCCTGATGGCTGTTTGAACTTTTTTGCCGGACCTCAGTCTAAAGACTTCCTAGTACCAGTGAATTTCTATGATATTCACTATGCTTTTACTCACTATGTCGGGACTTCAGGCGGCAGTGCAGCTGATATGCGAAAAGCTGTTGAAACGGTTGAGCAGGGCAATATATCTGCGGCAAATATTGTGACACATGTGCTTGGCTTAAACGCACTGGCTGAAACAACGCTGTCACAGCCGGAAATCGGGGGCGGAAAGAAACTCGTTTATACGCATAAAAACTTTGAGCGGCTGGAGTTGACAAAGGCAGACCAAAGCGATCTGATTTTGGCTGAGATTTTGGGCAAAACAGGAGGTATTTGGAGCAAGGAAGCCGAGGATTATATTTTGAAGAACTATCCTGAAATCTGA
- a CDS encoding Gfo/Idh/MocA family protein, producing MDQSTQYNWATLGTGVIANELAQALAAQGRKLYSVANRTYEKGLAFAQKYGIEKVYKTIDEVFDDPEVDIIYISTPHNTHIEFLRKALSKGKHVLCEKSITLNSEELAEAIRLAEENHVILAEAMTIFHMPIYRRLSAIADSGKLGELKFIQMNFGSYKDYDMSNRFFSRSLAGGALLDIGVYAISFVRWFMRSKPNQLASQVRLAPSGVDEQAGILLSNGAGEMAAISLSLHAKQPKRGTVAYDKGYIEVYDYPRGQRAVITYTEDGHQEVIEDGKMADALAYEVADMERAVSGEENTMCLDYTQDVMAIMTELRREWGLVYPEEE from the coding sequence GTGGATCAGTCAACACAATACAATTGGGCAACTTTAGGGACTGGCGTGATTGCCAATGAATTGGCACAGGCTTTAGCAGCTCAAGGCAGAAAGCTCTATTCGGTGGCTAATCGGACTTATGAAAAGGGATTAGCCTTTGCTCAAAAATATGGGATTGAAAAAGTTTATAAGACAATTGATGAAGTTTTTGATGACCCTGAGGTCGATATTATCTATATTTCTACCCCGCATAATACCCATATCGAGTTTTTACGAAAAGCTTTAAGCAAAGGCAAACACGTTCTGTGTGAAAAATCGATTACGCTCAACAGTGAAGAATTGGCAGAAGCTATTAGACTGGCTGAGGAAAACCATGTTATCCTTGCAGAAGCCATGACGATTTTTCACATGCCGATTTACCGTAGGCTGTCAGCGATTGCAGATTCTGGAAAATTAGGAGAACTCAAGTTTATCCAGATGAATTTTGGCAGCTATAAGGACTATGATATGTCCAACCGTTTTTTCAGCCGCAGCCTTGCAGGCGGAGCTTTGCTGGATATCGGAGTATATGCCATCTCTTTTGTGCGCTGGTTTATGCGCTCAAAGCCAAATCAGCTTGCCTCGCAAGTAAGACTGGCTCCGTCAGGTGTTGATGAACAAGCAGGGATCCTTCTGTCCAATGGAGCGGGTGAAATGGCAGCTATCAGCTTAAGCCTCCATGCCAAACAGCCTAAACGCGGGACTGTTGCCTATGATAAAGGTTATATTGAAGTTTATGATTATCCGCGAGGTCAAAGAGCTGTTATCACCTACACTGAAGACGGCCATCAGGAGGTGATTGAGGACGGCAAGATGGCAGATGCCCTTGCCTACGAAGTAGCCGATATGGAAAGAGCTGTTTCCGGTGAAGAAAATACGATGTGTCTCGACTACACTCAAGATGTGATGGCTATTATGACAGAACTTCGCAGAGAATGGGGATTAGTCTATCCCGAAGAAGAATAA
- a CDS encoding LysM peptidoglycan-binding domain-containing protein, with amino-acid sequence MKKRHKILLTSTLLLSAFPPLAIQAQEAAVGRTWTPRTLEEVKSDLVQSEDSRSYTVQYGDTLSTIAAALSVDMAELAKINQIADINLIFPGTVLTTVYDGQNQAKEVTIEIPAVADETEPVVAEADLANNELVIEGQTLPLKDIGREISAEQGSTVTEISEQSEAVSESDTANQEQNLDADTADVQTEPAAEITEEIPTEEAAADEVSLEAEEPVAEDAPATEDTAEVPAEEVIEEIPTTEETADASAAEIAEDSQEPAAESVPVETAASTEAALANPENAGLQPQAAAFKEEVASVFGINSFSLFREGADDDHGQGLAVDFIVGENADLGNQVAQYAVDSIEANNISYIIWEQQFYSPYDSIYGSAYTWNDMPDRGSITENHYDHVHVSFNG; translated from the coding sequence ATGAAAAAACGTCATAAAATACTATTAACATCGACCCTCCTTCTTTCTGCTTTTCCGCCTCTGGCTATTCAGGCTCAGGAAGCAGCAGTGGGCCGAACATGGACTCCCCGTACTTTAGAAGAGGTCAAGTCAGACCTTGTGCAGTCTGAAGACAGTCGCAGCTACACCGTCCAATATGGTGATACCCTGAGTACTATTGCTGCAGCGCTGTCTGTGGATATGGCTGAATTAGCCAAAATCAACCAAATTGCAGATATTAATCTCATATTCCCAGGGACTGTTTTAACGACGGTATATGATGGGCAGAATCAAGCAAAAGAAGTTACAATTGAAATTCCGGCTGTCGCAGATGAGACAGAGCCAGTTGTTGCCGAGGCAGATTTGGCTAATAATGAGCTGGTAATAGAGGGTCAAACCCTCCCTCTGAAAGATATAGGTAGGGAAATTTCTGCTGAGCAGGGCAGCACTGTAACAGAAATCTCAGAACAGTCAGAAGCGGTTTCAGAATCTGATACTGCTAATCAAGAGCAGAATTTAGATGCTGACACAGCAGACGTTCAAACAGAACCGGCAGCAGAAATAACCGAAGAAATTCCAACAGAGGAAGCGGCTGCTGATGAAGTGTCGTTGGAAGCCGAAGAGCCAGTTGCAGAGGACGCCCCCGCGACTGAAGACACGGCAGAAGTTCCAGCTGAAGAAGTGATTGAAGAAATTCCGACAACAGAAGAAACTGCGGACGCCTCAGCTGCTGAAATAGCTGAAGACAGTCAAGAACCAGCAGCAGAATCCGTGCCTGTTGAAACTGCAGCAAGCACAGAAGCTGCTCTGGCAAATCCTGAAAATGCCGGACTGCAGCCCCAGGCCGCAGCCTTTAAGGAAGAAGTTGCGTCTGTTTTTGGCATCAATTCTTTCAGTCTCTTCCGGGAAGGCGCTGATGATGACCATGGACAAGGTTTGGCTGTTGATTTTATAGTTGGCGAGAATGCTGATTTAGGCAATCAGGTAGCGCAATATGCTGTTGACAGCATAGAAGCTAATAACATTTCCTATATTATCTGGGAACAGCAGTTCTACTCACCGTACGACAGTATCTACGGATCAGCCTACACATGGAATGACATGCCTGACCGCGGCAGCATCACCGAAAACCACTACGACCACGTTCATGTATCGTTTAATGGATGA
- the purD gene encoding phosphoribosylamine--glycine ligase, with protein MKLLVVGSGGREHAIAKKLLESPQVEQVFVAPGNDGMTLDGLDLVDIGISEHSALIAFAQANNIAWTFIGPDDALAAGIVDDFNQAGLKAFGPTQLAAELEWSKDFAKKIMGKYGVPTAAYGTFSDFEEAKAYIEKQGAPIVVKADGLALGKGVVVAETVDQALNAAREMLLDNKFGDSGARVVVEEFLEGEEFSLFAFVNGNQFDIMPPAQDHKRAFDGDKGPNTGGMGAYAPVPHLPQSAVNTAVETIIKPVLAAMLAEGRPYLGVLYAGLILTADGPKVIEFNSRFGDPETQVILPRLTSDFAQNITDILEGKTPDITWADTGVTLGVVLASEGYPLNYKKGVELPAKTDGDIITYYAGAKLAENSNRLLSNGGRVYMLVTTADTVEAAQDSIYGQLAKQETAGLFYRTDIGGKALGR; from the coding sequence ATGAAACTTTTGGTTGTTGGATCTGGCGGCCGCGAGCACGCGATTGCTAAGAAGTTACTGGAGTCTCCGCAGGTAGAGCAGGTCTTTGTGGCACCTGGAAATGATGGGATGACGCTGGACGGATTAGATTTAGTCGACATCGGAATTTCCGAACATTCTGCCCTGATTGCCTTTGCACAAGCAAATAACATTGCCTGGACCTTTATCGGTCCTGATGATGCTTTGGCAGCTGGGATCGTGGATGATTTTAATCAGGCTGGTCTTAAAGCTTTTGGGCCCACCCAGCTGGCGGCGGAACTGGAATGGTCTAAAGATTTTGCTAAGAAAATCATGGGTAAATACGGCGTTCCGACAGCGGCTTACGGAACTTTTTCTGATTTTGAAGAAGCGAAAGCTTATATTGAAAAACAGGGTGCTCCAATTGTGGTCAAGGCTGACGGTCTGGCGCTGGGCAAGGGAGTAGTCGTAGCTGAAACCGTTGACCAGGCTCTTAATGCAGCGCGGGAAATGTTGCTGGACAATAAATTTGGTGATTCAGGCGCGCGTGTGGTGGTTGAGGAATTTTTGGAAGGTGAAGAGTTTTCGCTTTTTGCCTTTGTCAATGGGAATCAGTTTGATATTATGCCGCCGGCTCAGGATCATAAGAGAGCTTTCGACGGTGATAAGGGGCCAAATACAGGCGGTATGGGAGCTTATGCCCCAGTACCCCATCTGCCGCAAAGTGCAGTGAACACAGCAGTAGAAACGATTATTAAGCCGGTACTGGCCGCTATGCTGGCGGAAGGACGTCCTTATTTGGGAGTGCTTTATGCCGGCCTTATCCTGACAGCCGACGGCCCCAAAGTTATCGAGTTCAATTCGCGCTTTGGTGACCCGGAAACACAAGTGATTTTACCCCGTCTGACTTCTGATTTTGCGCAAAATATCACAGATATTTTAGAAGGAAAAACGCCTGACATTACTTGGGCAGACACAGGAGTAACGTTAGGCGTAGTGCTTGCCTCTGAGGGCTATCCGCTTAACTATAAGAAAGGCGTGGAGCTGCCTGCCAAAACGGATGGCGATATCATCACCTATTATGCGGGAGCTAAGCTGGCAGAAAACAGTAATCGGCTGCTGTCTAACGGGGGCCGGGTCTATATGCTGGTTACCACGGCAGATACTGTTGAGGCTGCTCAGGATAGCATTTACGGCCAGCTGGCTAAACAAGAGACAGCCGGTCTCTTTTACAGAACAGATATCGGAGGTAAGGCTCTTGGGAGATAG
- a CDS encoding DUF523 domain-containing protein, which produces MGDRTCVLVSACLLGENCKYNGGNNYNQQVIDFVSDKEVIAVCPEVAGGLPVPRKPVELSGGHVRDAEGKVYDKPFQTGIAHTLACLEGKTIDLAILQSRSPSCGVNQIYDGSFSGRKTAGSGLFAQKLKDLGYKVLDAEDMNQMKGK; this is translated from the coding sequence TTGGGAGATAGAACCTGTGTCCTGGTCAGCGCCTGTCTGCTGGGTGAAAATTGTAAGTATAATGGCGGCAATAATTACAATCAGCAAGTCATCGATTTTGTGTCTGATAAGGAAGTTATTGCGGTTTGTCCGGAAGTCGCAGGCGGTCTGCCTGTTCCCAGAAAACCTGTGGAGCTTTCCGGCGGCCATGTCCGTGATGCTGAGGGCAAAGTCTATGATAAGCCTTTTCAGACTGGGATTGCTCATACTCTTGCTTGTCTGGAAGGAAAAACGATTGATTTGGCTATCCTTCAGTCAAGAAGTCCGTCTTGCGGAGTCAACCAGATTTATGATGGTAGCTTTTCCGGAAGGAAAACAGCAGGGAGCGGACTCTTTGCACAAAAGCTCAAAGACCTTGGATATAAGGTCCTTGATGCTGAAGATATGAACCAAATGAAAGGAAAATGA
- the purE gene encoding 5-(carboxyamino)imidazole ribonucleotide mutase, with protein MKPIISIIMGSSSDWATMKKTADMLDKFGVSYEKKVVSAHRTPDLMFRHAQEARGRGIKIIIAGAGGAAHLPGMVAAKTTLPVIGVPVKSRALSGLDSLYSIVQMPGGVPVATMAIGEAGATNAALTALRILSVEDSEIADKLADFTREQGEIAEAMTDELD; from the coding sequence ATGAAACCAATTATTTCGATTATTATGGGGTCAAGTTCCGATTGGGCAACCATGAAAAAAACGGCAGATATGCTGGATAAGTTCGGAGTCAGCTATGAGAAAAAAGTTGTTTCGGCCCACCGCACACCGGACCTCATGTTTCGGCATGCTCAAGAAGCGCGCGGCCGCGGGATTAAGATTATTATCGCCGGAGCAGGAGGAGCTGCTCACTTACCTGGCATGGTAGCTGCAAAAACCACTCTTCCGGTTATCGGTGTGCCGGTCAAATCACGGGCCTTATCCGGGTTGGACTCCCTCTATTCAATTGTGCAAATGCCTGGAGGTGTGCCTGTGGCAACTATGGCTATCGGTGAAGCAGGAGCGACCAATGCAGCGCTTACAGCTCTGCGTATCCTCTCTGTTGAAGACAGTGAGATTGCGGACAAACTGGCCGATTTTACCCGTGAACAAGGCGAAATAGCGGAGGCTATGACAGATGAGCTCGACTAA